The following proteins are co-located in the Echinicola sp. 20G genome:
- a CDS encoding DHH family phosphoesterase, whose product MEFRWEIKSKADQETVQSLSSEINVNPTLANLLANREVGDFQQAKDFFRPDLDKIHSPFLMKDMDKAVDRLVEAVNNEEKILVYGDYDVDGTTSVALFYGFLKEFYPYVDFYIPDRYQEGYGVSEKGVLFAAENDFKLIVSLDCGIKALEKIDLANSLGLDFIICDHHTPGEVLPAALAVLDPKRLDCEYPYKELSGCGVGFKLIQAFTERTGKNASHLFGLLDLVAVSIAADIVPITGENRILAHYGLERLNNNPRPGLMALILAGKGQRSLNELQENRQLLQREMLQLKSDKDIEISDIVFRIGPRINASGRLEHAKASVELLISKDIMDALQRAELVEDVNAARKNFDENITKEAIQMIEDREQLKPYKSTVLYKEDWHKGVIGIVASRCIEQFYRPTIILTESNNKATGSARSVYDFDIYEAISECSDLLEQFGGHKYAAGLTMELDKVPAFQDKFEEVVSRRISEIHTKPVLEIDDELELDQINYKFYNILRQMAPFGPGNPEPIFCANQVYAQNIKVLKDKHLKFEIVQDGQVTTPVCIAFGFATYYEMLRSKMRFNIAFEVRENTFRNTSSLQLYVKDIKFD is encoded by the coding sequence ATGGAGTTTAGGTGGGAAATAAAAAGTAAAGCAGATCAAGAAACCGTTCAATCCCTTAGCAGCGAAATCAATGTAAATCCAACATTGGCCAATTTGTTGGCCAATCGGGAAGTGGGTGATTTTCAGCAGGCCAAAGATTTTTTTAGGCCCGATTTGGATAAGATCCATTCGCCATTCCTGATGAAGGACATGGACAAAGCGGTTGACAGGCTTGTGGAGGCAGTGAATAATGAGGAGAAAATCTTGGTCTACGGAGATTATGATGTTGATGGGACTACTTCTGTGGCACTTTTTTATGGGTTTTTAAAGGAATTTTATCCCTACGTGGATTTTTATATTCCTGATCGATACCAAGAAGGTTATGGTGTATCGGAGAAAGGAGTACTTTTTGCTGCCGAAAATGATTTTAAGTTGATCGTTTCATTGGATTGTGGCATCAAGGCTTTAGAAAAAATTGATTTGGCCAATAGCCTCGGACTGGACTTTATCATTTGTGATCACCATACTCCAGGAGAGGTGCTTCCAGCGGCTTTGGCTGTTTTAGATCCCAAAAGACTGGATTGTGAGTATCCTTATAAAGAACTCAGTGGATGTGGCGTAGGTTTTAAATTGATTCAAGCTTTTACAGAGCGTACAGGTAAAAATGCCAGTCACCTTTTTGGCTTGTTGGATCTGGTGGCAGTAAGTATAGCGGCGGATATTGTTCCCATTACTGGTGAAAATAGGATTTTGGCGCATTATGGTCTGGAGCGTTTGAACAATAATCCAAGACCGGGCTTGATGGCATTGATCCTCGCAGGCAAAGGCCAAAGAAGTCTCAATGAATTACAGGAAAACCGACAATTGCTCCAAAGGGAAATGTTGCAGCTGAAGTCGGATAAGGACATTGAAATTTCTGATATTGTTTTTCGGATAGGCCCTAGGATCAATGCTTCTGGAAGACTGGAGCATGCAAAAGCGTCTGTAGAGCTGTTGATCTCCAAAGATATCATGGATGCCCTCCAGCGGGCAGAGCTGGTGGAAGATGTCAATGCAGCCAGAAAAAACTTTGATGAGAATATCACCAAAGAAGCAATTCAGATGATTGAGGACCGGGAACAGTTGAAGCCTTATAAAAGCACGGTGCTGTACAAGGAAGATTGGCACAAAGGGGTCATCGGGATTGTGGCATCACGCTGTATTGAGCAGTTTTACCGGCCCACAATCATTTTGACAGAATCCAACAATAAAGCAACCGGCAGTGCAAGGTCAGTTTATGATTTTGACATCTATGAAGCGATAAGCGAATGCAGTGACTTGCTGGAGCAATTTGGGGGACATAAGTATGCTGCAGGCTTAACCATGGAGTTGGATAAAGTGCCAGCCTTTCAAGATAAATTTGAAGAAGTGGTGAGTCGGAGAATTTCTGAGATCCATACCAAGCCCGTGTTGGAGATTGACGATGAGTTGGAGCTGGATCAGATTAATTATAAATTTTATAATATTTTGCGCCAAATGGCGCCTTTTGGTCCTGGGAATCCAGAGCCTATCTTTTGTGCCAATCAAGTTTACGCACAAAATATCAAAGTACTAAAAGATAAACACCTGAAGTTTGAAATCGTACAAGATGGTCAAGTGACTACTCCAGTATGTATTGCTTTTGGCTTTGCTACTTACTATGAAATGTTGAGAAGCAAAATGCGTTTCAATATTGCATTTGAAGTAAGGGAAAATACCTTCCGCAATACCAGTAGTTTACAGTTGTACGTAAAGGATATAAAATTCGATTGA
- the lptB gene encoding LPS export ABC transporter ATP-binding protein produces the protein MKLRGENLIKIYKGRKVVNNISVEVEQGEIVGLLGPNGAGKTTSFYMIVGLIKPNSGTVFLDQEDITPLPMYRRAKRGIGYLAQEASVFRKLSVEENIMAVLEMTKLSKVAQREKMEELLEEFSLTHVRKNLGMVLSGGERRRTEIARALAVDPKFVLLDEPFAGVDPIAVEEIQTIVAKLKNKNIGILITDHNVNETLSITDRAYLMFEGKLLKAGTAEELAADEQVRKVYLGKHFELKRKI, from the coding sequence ATGAAACTTAGAGGAGAAAACCTGATCAAAATATACAAAGGCCGAAAAGTAGTTAATAATATTTCTGTAGAGGTAGAGCAGGGGGAGATTGTAGGGCTCTTGGGGCCCAACGGAGCGGGAAAGACAACTTCATTTTATATGATCGTAGGTTTGATCAAACCCAACAGTGGAACGGTATTTTTAGATCAGGAGGACATTACTCCTTTACCAATGTATCGAAGGGCAAAGCGTGGAATTGGTTATTTGGCTCAGGAAGCTTCCGTGTTCAGGAAATTGTCTGTGGAAGAAAATATCATGGCTGTGCTGGAGATGACCAAGCTTTCGAAAGTTGCCCAAAGGGAAAAAATGGAAGAGCTTTTGGAGGAATTTAGCCTTACGCATGTCCGCAAAAACCTTGGCATGGTTCTTTCTGGTGGAGAAAGAAGGAGAACCGAAATAGCTAGGGCTTTGGCTGTGGATCCCAAATTTGTGTTATTGGATGAACCCTTTGCAGGGGTAGACCCCATTGCAGTGGAAGAAATCCAAACCATTGTAGCGAAATTAAAAAATAAAAATATTGGTATCTTGATTACCGACCACAACGTAAACGAAACCCTTTCAATAACCGACCGTGCTTACCTGATGTTTGAAGGTAAGTTGCTCAAAGCGGGAACTGCAGAAGAACTAGCAGCCGATGAGCAGGTTCGGAAGGTTTACCTTGGTAAACACTTTGAGCTGAAACGCAAGATTTAA
- a CDS encoding GH3 auxin-responsive promoter family protein, whose product MDVLNTFMTWIFKIRIGQIDNFKENPIEVQQDIFFDLIKTARKTQFGKKYGFSDIKSHRDFINQVPIHNYEQMQPYIEQTMRGEQNVIWPTDINWFSKSSGTTGSRSKFIPVSQESLEDCHFKGGKDMLSLYVNNYPDSKLFTGKSLAIGGSSEVNKLDVNQNSYYGDVSAVIMRNLPMWAQLAKTPSLETALMSEWEEKIEKMAHETMDENVVSISGVPTWTIVLLQRIMELTNSKNILEVWPNLEVFFHGAVAFGPYRKLFQELIPSDKMHYMETYNASEGFFGIQDQKNSDELLLMLDYGIYYEFIPMEEWDRSDPKVIPLEDVELGKNYALLISTNGGLWRYKIGDTVKFTSIRPYRIKISGRTKHFINAFGEEVIVENAEKAIEVAADATNSIIVNFTAAPVYFDSSDSKGAHEWVIEFSKQPDDKTLFVEKLDATLREINSDYDAKRYKDMALDKPRIHFAQEGLFEQWMKSRGKLGGQNKVPRLANNREYIDGIIEMIG is encoded by the coding sequence ATGGACGTACTGAATACTTTTATGACCTGGATTTTCAAAATCCGGATCGGTCAGATTGATAACTTCAAGGAAAACCCAATTGAAGTTCAGCAAGACATTTTTTTTGACCTTATAAAAACAGCAAGAAAAACCCAGTTTGGAAAGAAATATGGGTTTTCTGATATCAAGTCTCATAGGGATTTTATTAATCAAGTTCCCATCCATAATTATGAGCAAATGCAGCCTTATATCGAACAGACGATGAGAGGTGAGCAGAATGTGATATGGCCCACGGACATCAATTGGTTTTCCAAGTCTTCAGGTACCACGGGCAGTAGGAGTAAATTCATCCCTGTTTCTCAAGAGTCACTGGAAGATTGTCACTTCAAAGGAGGCAAGGATATGCTCTCACTTTATGTAAATAATTATCCTGATAGTAAGCTCTTTACTGGGAAAAGTTTGGCCATAGGAGGGAGTAGTGAGGTGAATAAGTTGGATGTGAACCAGAATAGTTATTATGGAGATGTATCAGCGGTGATTATGCGGAATCTGCCCATGTGGGCTCAACTCGCCAAAACACCAAGCTTGGAGACAGCGCTGATGAGTGAGTGGGAAGAAAAAATCGAGAAGATGGCCCATGAAACAATGGACGAAAATGTAGTCAGTATCTCGGGTGTTCCTACTTGGACCATTGTTTTGTTGCAGCGGATTATGGAATTGACGAATTCGAAGAACATTCTTGAAGTGTGGCCGAATTTGGAGGTTTTCTTCCATGGCGCAGTGGCTTTTGGTCCTTACAGGAAATTGTTTCAGGAGCTGATTCCTTCTGATAAGATGCATTACATGGAAACGTATAATGCCTCAGAGGGATTTTTTGGGATTCAGGATCAAAAGAATTCTGATGAGCTTTTGTTGATGTTGGATTATGGGATTTATTATGAGTTTATCCCCATGGAAGAGTGGGATCGGTCAGATCCCAAAGTGATTCCTTTGGAAGATGTTGAGTTGGGTAAAAACTATGCGTTGTTGATCAGCACCAATGGAGGGCTGTGGCGCTACAAGATTGGCGATACAGTAAAATTCACTTCTATCAGGCCATATCGCATCAAAATCTCTGGAAGGACAAAACACTTTATCAATGCATTTGGGGAAGAAGTGATTGTGGAGAATGCCGAAAAAGCGATTGAGGTAGCTGCTGATGCCACAAACTCCATCATTGTCAACTTTACAGCTGCTCCTGTTTATTTTGATAGCTCGGATAGCAAAGGGGCACATGAGTGGGTGATTGAATTCAGTAAGCAACCTGATGACAAGACGCTATTTGTAGAAAAGCTGGATGCAACCTTGCGCGAGATCAATTCCGATTATGATGCCAAACGCTATAAAGACATGGCTTTGGACAAGCCCAGGATACATTTTGCCCAAGAAGGACTTTTTGAACAATGGATGAAGTCGAGAGGTAAACTGGGTGGGCAAAATAAGGTCCCCAGGTTGGCCAACAACCGGGAATATATTGATGGAATTATTGAAATGATAGGGTGA
- the hflC gene encoding protease modulator HflC — protein sequence MNRKLILYIVLGLVLIIAINGSVYILDETQQAIVTQFGKPVGEPRTTPGLNFKIPFLHKVQFFDKRYLEWDGDRNQVPTKDKKFIFVDTYARWEITNPLQFFIRLRDERSAQSRLDDILDGETRNAIASHNLLDVVRSTNRDPEVTEDFMEELEVLEEISVGRAKIEEIVLAKANERTADLGVRVLDFKFKRMNYVNEVRDRVYDRMISERNRIADQFRSEGQGEARKIQGDKERDLAQIQSEAFREAEEIKGRADAEATAIYAEAYNQNRQAVELYKFLRTMESFEKSMDENTSIILSTDSEFFRYLNSLR from the coding sequence ATGAACAGAAAGTTAATTTTATATATCGTTTTAGGACTGGTTCTAATCATTGCGATCAATGGCAGCGTGTATATTTTGGATGAGACGCAACAAGCCATTGTCACCCAGTTTGGAAAGCCTGTGGGGGAACCAAGAACTACTCCCGGACTAAATTTTAAAATACCATTTCTGCACAAGGTACAATTCTTTGACAAGCGCTATTTAGAGTGGGATGGAGATAGAAACCAAGTACCTACAAAAGACAAAAAATTCATTTTTGTAGATACTTACGCCAGATGGGAAATTACCAATCCGCTGCAGTTTTTTATCCGACTTCGGGATGAGAGATCTGCCCAATCCAGGCTGGATGACATTTTAGATGGAGAGACCCGCAACGCCATTGCCAGTCACAACCTTTTGGATGTGGTGCGGTCAACCAACCGTGATCCGGAGGTAACAGAAGATTTTATGGAGGAATTGGAAGTGTTGGAGGAAATTTCCGTAGGTAGGGCTAAAATAGAAGAAATTGTCCTGGCCAAGGCCAATGAAAGAACAGCTGACTTAGGAGTGAGGGTTTTGGACTTTAAGTTCAAACGCATGAACTATGTAAATGAAGTTAGAGATAGAGTGTATGATCGAATGATTTCTGAAAGAAATCGAATTGCAGATCAATTCCGTTCGGAAGGTCAAGGGGAGGCGCGTAAAATCCAAGGGGACAAGGAAAGAGATCTCGCCCAAATCCAATCGGAAGCCTTTAGAGAAGCAGAAGAAATCAAAGGCCGCGCTGATGCGGAAGCAACGGCTATCTATGCGGAAGCATATAATCAGAACCGACAGGCAGTAGAGCTTTATAAATTCTTAAGAACCATGGAGAGTTTTGAAAAATCTATGGATGAAAACACCAGTATTATCCTTTCCACGGACAGTGAGTTTTTCCGCTATTTAAATAGTTTAAGGTAA
- the hflK gene encoding FtsH protease activity modulator HflK — translation MANRNFEVNIDPSWIKKYLRKIILGLILLYAAFSAIYTVGPEEEGVVVQMGKYNRTVQPGLNFILPFGIEKIYKIPVQRQLKQEFGFRTSSAGTRSDYVKDGYRDESTMLTGDLNLTDVEWVVQYRISDSYKYLFKVRNADKTLHDMAEAAMRQIVGDRTVNEVITVGRQEIASSVETLLQQYCDEYENGIRIDQVVLQDVNPPDPVKPSFNAVNEAQQERETLINKAEADYNRIIPRARGEAQETIELAEAFALNRVNRAKGEADRFNSLFKEYIKAPEVTKQRIYLETMEKILPKLGNKVIVDEQGNNVLPLLNLDTKKGGTEK, via the coding sequence ATGGCAAATAGAAACTTTGAGGTCAATATAGATCCGAGCTGGATTAAAAAATACCTCAGGAAAATTATCTTAGGACTTATCTTACTCTATGCGGCTTTCAGTGCGATATATACGGTGGGACCAGAAGAAGAAGGTGTAGTAGTCCAGATGGGAAAATACAATAGAACTGTACAACCGGGCCTTAATTTCATCCTTCCTTTCGGAATTGAAAAGATATACAAAATCCCTGTCCAGAGGCAGTTAAAACAGGAATTTGGATTTAGGACTTCCTCAGCAGGTACTCGCTCTGATTATGTGAAAGATGGTTATCGGGATGAATCCACCATGCTTACAGGTGACCTCAACCTCACGGATGTGGAATGGGTAGTCCAATATCGAATCAGTGACTCCTACAAATACCTTTTTAAAGTAAGAAACGCTGACAAAACACTTCATGACATGGCTGAAGCAGCCATGCGGCAAATCGTAGGGGACCGAACAGTCAACGAAGTAATCACGGTGGGAAGACAGGAAATTGCTTCCAGCGTGGAAACTTTGCTTCAGCAATATTGTGACGAATATGAAAATGGTATCCGGATCGATCAAGTGGTATTGCAGGATGTCAATCCACCAGATCCTGTCAAACCATCATTCAATGCCGTAAACGAAGCACAACAGGAACGTGAAACGCTAATCAATAAAGCTGAAGCAGACTATAACCGAATCATCCCACGGGCGAGGGGAGAGGCCCAAGAAACCATTGAACTGGCCGAAGCTTTTGCCCTCAACCGGGTAAACAGAGCCAAAGGTGAAGCGGATCGATTCAACTCACTTTTCAAAGAGTACATCAAAGCACCTGAGGTCACCAAGCAAAGGATCTATTTGGAAACCATGGAAAAGATTCTGCCTAAGCTGGGCAATAAGGTCATAGTAGATGAACAAGGCAACAATGTTTTGCCTCTTTTAAATCTGGATACTAAGAAAGGAGGGACTGAAAAATGA
- a CDS encoding cytochrome C oxidase subunit III, protein MKTKTDDGWIQKMEKMHPYQTIVYLGMIGSGLIFLFLTIAFLSSFYPQNNLEVYQLPTPFWLSTFVLVASSFLINRLIHFYHKGRPYHLERFLWVIFSLGLLFTALQFWGWSDLNQQGIDFTGIPSGSYLFVLTGIHILHLLGVLIFVIVLLWEVHQSVLDPVKDLVFITNPFVKMKLKLFITYWHFVDFIWLLLFILFSIAF, encoded by the coding sequence ATGAAAACTAAGACAGATGATGGCTGGATCCAGAAAATGGAAAAGATGCACCCTTATCAGACCATTGTTTATTTGGGTATGATAGGAAGTGGATTGATTTTCCTATTTCTTACCATAGCTTTTCTCTCCTCTTTTTACCCTCAAAATAACCTTGAGGTGTATCAATTGCCCACACCATTTTGGCTCAGCACTTTTGTTTTAGTAGCCTCCAGCTTTTTGATCAATAGATTGATTCATTTCTATCACAAAGGAAGACCGTATCACCTTGAACGCTTTCTATGGGTGATATTCAGCTTGGGACTTCTGTTCACTGCCCTACAATTCTGGGGCTGGAGTGACCTGAACCAACAAGGAATTGATTTTACAGGGATTCCCAGTGGTAGTTATTTATTTGTATTGACAGGCATTCATATTTTACACCTTTTGGGTGTTTTGATCTTTGTGATCGTACTACTTTGGGAAGTCCATCAATCCGTCTTGGACCCAGTAAAAGACTTGGTTTTCATCACCAACCCTTTTGTGAAGATGAAGCTAAAACTGTTTATTACTTACTGGCATTTTGTGGACTTCATTTGGCTGTTGCTTTTCATCCTCTTTTCCATAGCGTTCTAG
- the mfd gene encoding transcription-repair coupling factor, with translation MDKKAFLTLYEQDSYIKTVATTILGGKDKRFQLKGISGSMDMVLVATFAKLHKGTQLIIAHDKEEAAYLASDLQALLGGQEALLFPSSYKRPYHYDEVENANVLMRAEILNKVLSKEKEREIIVTYPEALYEKVINKKSLKDNTFTAKVGEKVDTEFIAELLATYDFEKTDFVYEPGQFAIRGGIIDVFSYANEQPYRIELFGKEIESIRTFDAETQLSVEQLSQISIIPNVQTKLMQEVRQPFVEFLPENALIWFKDTQLTYDVLDDNFDKASQKFDQIVGQTGNKELLLKPEGLFDNGASFSKSAEKFTQLEFGNQFHLKDAQSFEFDIKPQPSFNKKFDMLVENLVDNERKGLLNIICSESEKQVGRLQNIFQELDPTLKVQSMPISLREGFLDHSVRIACYTDHQIFERFHRYKSNQKASKTKALTLKELKTLQPGDYVVHVDYGVGRFAGLEKVEINDNLQEAVRLVFRDDDLLYVNIHSLHKISKYSGQEGTMPSMSKLGSPEWENKKKKVKRKVKDIAKDLISLYAKRKNAPGYKYSPDSVLQVELESSFIYEDTPDQASATGDVKDDMEKPYPMDRLVCGDVGFGKTEVAIRAAFKAINDRKQVAVLVPTTILAMQHYQTFKDRLGDFPVKVDYINRFRTTKQVKEITQQVTSGEIDILVGTHRIVNKDIKFKDLGLLIIDEEQKFGVKVKDQLKELRVNVDVLTLTATPIPRTLHFSLMGARDLSVIATPPPNRQPVTTEIHSFEEEVIRDAVSNELRRGGQVFFVHNRVGEIDSIANLIMRLVPDAKVIGAHGQMDGKQLEKVMVSFIEGEYDVLVSTNIIESGLDIPNANTIIINRAHMFGLSDLHQMRGRVGRSNKKAYCYLLTSPMSGLTAEARKRLQTLEEFSDLGDGFKVAMRDLDIRGAGNLLGAEQSGFITDLGFEMYHKILDEAVQELKENEFAALFEEDLKEKVEILVQDCVIETDMELLIPEEYVTNISERLSLYSKLDNIKTEEELEKFAASVLDRFGPIPDVVKDLFETVRLRWLAEKLGFEKLVLKSGLMKCYFVPSTRESYFRSPIFGNIIKFIQVHGKYCKIKEHKNRLILTISGVKSVDKAKSWLGDMSK, from the coding sequence TTGGATAAAAAAGCATTTCTCACTCTTTACGAACAAGATTCTTATATAAAGACTGTTGCTACCACCATCCTAGGTGGCAAGGACAAAAGGTTTCAGTTAAAAGGAATTTCAGGAAGTATGGATATGGTGCTGGTGGCCACTTTTGCAAAGCTGCATAAAGGCACACAGCTGATCATTGCACACGACAAGGAAGAGGCGGCTTATCTTGCCAGTGACTTGCAGGCTTTATTGGGTGGGCAAGAAGCTTTGTTGTTTCCATCCAGTTATAAGCGGCCATATCATTACGATGAAGTGGAAAATGCCAATGTGCTGATGAGGGCTGAAATCCTGAACAAAGTATTGTCCAAGGAAAAGGAGCGGGAGATCATTGTTACCTATCCTGAGGCACTTTATGAGAAGGTAATCAATAAGAAATCCCTTAAGGACAATACCTTCACGGCCAAGGTGGGAGAAAAGGTCGATACGGAATTTATTGCTGAACTGCTGGCTACCTATGATTTTGAAAAGACAGATTTTGTCTATGAACCTGGCCAATTTGCCATCAGGGGAGGAATCATTGATGTATTTTCCTATGCCAATGAACAGCCGTATAGGATAGAACTTTTCGGAAAAGAAATTGAGAGTATCAGGACTTTTGATGCTGAAACGCAGCTATCGGTGGAGCAGCTTTCCCAGATCAGCATCATCCCCAATGTTCAGACTAAGCTGATGCAGGAGGTAAGGCAGCCCTTTGTGGAATTCCTTCCTGAAAATGCCTTGATTTGGTTCAAGGACACCCAACTTACTTATGATGTGCTGGACGATAACTTTGACAAGGCCAGTCAGAAATTTGATCAGATAGTTGGGCAAACCGGCAACAAAGAATTACTTCTGAAGCCCGAGGGCTTATTTGATAATGGGGCCAGCTTCTCGAAGTCAGCTGAAAAATTTACACAACTAGAATTTGGCAACCAGTTTCACTTAAAGGATGCCCAAAGTTTTGAGTTTGACATCAAACCACAGCCTTCTTTCAACAAGAAGTTTGATATGCTGGTGGAAAACTTGGTCGACAATGAGCGAAAAGGTTTATTGAACATTATCTGTTCGGAGAGTGAGAAACAGGTAGGGCGGCTTCAGAATATTTTTCAAGAGCTAGATCCTACTCTGAAAGTCCAGTCAATGCCTATCAGTTTGAGAGAAGGGTTTTTGGATCATTCTGTGAGGATAGCCTGCTATACTGATCATCAAATATTTGAACGTTTTCACCGCTACAAATCGAACCAAAAGGCCAGCAAAACCAAGGCCCTTACTTTAAAAGAACTGAAAACCCTTCAACCTGGAGATTATGTCGTTCACGTGGATTATGGAGTGGGCCGTTTTGCAGGATTGGAGAAAGTGGAAATCAATGACAACCTTCAAGAAGCGGTAAGGTTGGTGTTTAGAGACGATGATTTGCTTTATGTGAACATCCATTCTCTGCATAAGATATCCAAGTATTCCGGACAAGAGGGGACTATGCCATCTATGTCCAAGCTGGGGTCACCTGAGTGGGAAAACAAAAAGAAGAAGGTAAAGCGGAAGGTCAAGGATATTGCTAAAGACCTGATTTCATTGTATGCCAAAAGAAAGAATGCTCCAGGCTATAAATATTCTCCAGACAGTGTTCTTCAAGTGGAGCTAGAAAGTTCATTTATTTATGAAGACACCCCAGATCAAGCTTCTGCTACTGGTGATGTGAAAGATGACATGGAAAAGCCCTATCCAATGGACAGGTTGGTTTGTGGTGATGTTGGTTTTGGAAAAACCGAAGTGGCCATTCGGGCAGCATTTAAGGCTATCAATGACAGGAAGCAGGTGGCAGTTTTGGTGCCTACCACTATTTTGGCCATGCAGCATTACCAGACATTTAAAGACAGGTTGGGTGATTTTCCTGTAAAAGTGGACTATATCAACCGTTTCAGAACGACCAAACAAGTCAAAGAAATTACTCAGCAGGTAACATCTGGTGAGATAGATATTTTGGTTGGCACGCATAGAATTGTAAATAAAGACATTAAGTTCAAGGATCTAGGTTTATTGATCATTGATGAAGAACAAAAGTTCGGGGTAAAAGTCAAGGACCAATTGAAAGAGCTTCGGGTCAATGTGGATGTATTGACTTTAACTGCGACGCCTATTCCGAGGACCCTTCACTTTTCTCTCATGGGAGCGAGAGACCTTTCGGTCATTGCTACCCCGCCACCCAACCGCCAGCCAGTGACCACAGAGATCCACAGCTTCGAAGAAGAAGTGATCAGGGATGCTGTTTCCAACGAACTAAGACGCGGGGGACAGGTTTTCTTCGTACATAATAGAGTGGGGGAAATTGACAGCATTGCCAACTTGATTATGAGGTTGGTGCCGGATGCTAAAGTCATTGGAGCTCATGGGCAGATGGATGGCAAACAATTGGAGAAAGTAATGGTTAGCTTTATAGAAGGTGAATATGATGTGTTGGTTTCGACCAATATCATTGAGTCCGGTTTGGATATACCCAATGCCAACACGATCATCATCAATAGGGCCCATATGTTTGGTTTGAGTGATTTGCACCAGATGCGCGGAAGAGTGGGAAGGAGCAACAAAAAGGCTTATTGCTATCTGTTGACTTCTCCCATGTCTGGCCTGACAGCAGAGGCAAGAAAGAGGTTGCAGACTTTGGAGGAGTTTTCTGATCTGGGAGATGGTTTTAAAGTGGCCATGCGGGACTTGGATATTAGAGGAGCGGGGAACCTATTGGGCGCAGAGCAAAGTGGATTTATAACTGATCTGGGTTTTGAGATGTATCATAAAATTCTGGATGAGGCGGTTCAGGAGCTAAAGGAAAATGAATTTGCAGCCCTGTTTGAGGAAGACCTGAAGGAGAAAGTAGAGATCCTGGTGCAGGATTGTGTGATTGAAACTGATATGGAGTTGTTGATTCCTGAAGAATATGTGACCAATATTTCGGAAAGGCTGAGTTTGTACTCCAAGCTAGACAATATTAAAACAGAAGAAGAGCTTGAGAAATTTGCTGCGTCAGTACTGGATCGATTTGGACCGATACCAGATGTGGTTAAGGATTTGTTTGAAACGGTTCGGTTACGTTGGCTGGCAGAGAAGCTAGGTTTTGAAAAGTTGGTTTTGAAAAGCGGATTGATGAAATGTTACTTTGTGCCGAGTACAAGGGAAAGTTATTTTAGATCGCCAATTTTCGGAAATATCATTAAGTTTATTCAGGTACATGGCAAATATTGCAAAATAAAAGAACACAAAAATCGTTTAATTCTTACGATAAGTGGTGTCAAGTCAGTGGATAAGGCGAAGTCATGGTTGGGAGATATGAGTAAATAG